In a single window of the Luteibacter rhizovicinus DSM 16549 genome:
- the gnd gene encoding phosphogluconate dehydrogenase (NAD(+)-dependent, decarboxylating): MKIGLIGLGRMGGNIARRLMRDGHQTVVYDNNADARATLAKDGGEAVESLEAMVKALPSPKIIWVMLPSGEITENTIATLSGLLGKDDIVIDGGNTFYKDDARRAEELAAKGQHYVDVGTSGGVWGLDRGYCMMIGGDKATVDYLDPIFKTLAPGAGDIPRTESRDGRDPRVENGYMHAGPAGAGHFVKMIHNGIEYGMMQAFAEGFDILKNRDGKQIPERERYSLDMADIAEVWRRGSVVSSWLLDLTASALAKGPELDNYSGYVDDSGEGRWTVNAAIEEAVPAEVLTSALFARFRSRQDHTYAERLLSAMRMGFGGHIEGRGKPPKESEHS; the protein is encoded by the coding sequence ATGAAAATCGGTTTGATCGGACTGGGCCGCATGGGCGGCAACATCGCCCGCCGCCTTATGAGGGACGGTCACCAGACCGTGGTTTACGACAACAACGCCGACGCGCGTGCCACGCTGGCCAAGGACGGTGGTGAAGCCGTCGAGTCCCTCGAGGCCATGGTCAAGGCCCTGCCCTCGCCGAAGATCATCTGGGTGATGCTCCCCTCCGGTGAAATCACCGAGAACACCATCGCCACCCTCAGTGGCCTGCTCGGCAAGGACGATATCGTCATCGACGGTGGCAACACCTTCTACAAGGACGATGCCCGCCGCGCCGAAGAGCTCGCTGCCAAGGGCCAGCATTACGTGGACGTCGGCACCTCCGGCGGCGTGTGGGGCCTGGATCGCGGCTACTGCATGATGATCGGCGGCGACAAGGCCACCGTCGACTACCTCGATCCCATCTTCAAGACCCTCGCTCCCGGCGCCGGCGACATCCCGCGCACCGAAAGCCGCGACGGTCGCGATCCGCGCGTCGAAAATGGCTACATGCATGCGGGTCCGGCAGGCGCTGGGCATTTCGTCAAGATGATCCACAACGGCATCGAGTACGGCATGATGCAGGCCTTCGCGGAAGGCTTCGACATCCTGAAGAACCGTGACGGCAAGCAGATCCCGGAGCGCGAGCGCTACAGCCTGGACATGGCCGACATCGCCGAAGTCTGGCGTCGCGGCAGCGTGGTGTCCTCCTGGCTGCTCGACCTGACCGCCAGCGCGCTGGCCAAGGGCCCGGAGCTGGACAACTACTCCGGCTACGTCGACGACTCCGGCGAAGGCCGCTGGACGGTCAATGCCGCGATCGAAGAAGCGGTCCCGGCCGAGGTGCTCACCTCCGCACTGTTCGCCCGCTTCCGTTCGCGCCAGGACCACACTTACGCCGAACGCCTCCTCTCGGCCATGCGCATGGGCTTCGGTGGTCACATCGAAGGCCGCGGCAAGCCGCCGAAGGAAAGCGAGCACTCGTAA
- a CDS encoding M1 family metallopeptidase, producing MKNVARLSIASLALAGSLGASAATFDPRETFAPFTYPQQATAYRSGSGMPGPLFWQNRADYELAATLDPVKNTMVGKATIHYTNNSPDALDVLWLQMDQNRYTPDARGNFTSGRTPKQHTDGYRVATVTLEQGGKTVKASYVVADTRMQVRLPEPVAARGGKVSLTIEYSYDLPGDFGGRTGFAPSKNGNIYEMAQWYPRMCVYDDLRGWDTAPFLNSEFYLEYGDFDYAITVPANMIVAGSGELVNPDDVLTATQRERLAKARESDATVMIRTPAEVTDPASRPSKTGTLTWKFRMKNSRDVAFGASTAYVWDAARINLPEGKKALAMSVYPVESVGNDSWGRSTEYLKASVEHFSTKWYPYPYPVAVNEAGSAASGMEYPGIVFDPMKAPAKPLHMVTAHEIGHTWFPMIVGTDERRNAWMDEGFNTFIDVYEADAFHHGEFAPKRDSEYSPKGGNPVDEILPLLADPDAPNLLIGADMVKEKYRHPATYFKAALGLVLLREQIIGPERFDPAFRKYIATWAYRHPSPSDFFRLMESEAGEDLSWFWRGWYANNWQLDMAITKVEGAVVTIENRDQLVMPATLRVTFDDKSTLDIRVPVETWQQHKSFDLTVPGARKIVAATIDPDHVIPDRDRSNNSWPAAAAPAAGKAH from the coding sequence ATGAAAAACGTTGCCCGCCTGTCGATCGCCAGCCTTGCCCTCGCGGGATCGCTGGGTGCCTCGGCCGCGACTTTCGACCCGCGCGAGACCTTCGCGCCCTTCACCTACCCCCAGCAGGCTACGGCGTATCGCTCGGGCAGTGGCATGCCAGGCCCGCTGTTCTGGCAGAACCGTGCCGACTACGAGCTCGCGGCCACGCTGGATCCGGTGAAGAACACCATGGTAGGCAAGGCGACCATCCACTACACCAACAACAGCCCGGATGCGCTCGACGTGCTCTGGCTGCAGATGGACCAGAACCGTTACACGCCCGACGCGCGGGGCAACTTCACCTCGGGCCGCACGCCTAAGCAGCACACCGACGGCTATCGCGTCGCCACGGTCACCCTTGAGCAGGGTGGCAAGACCGTCAAGGCCAGTTATGTCGTCGCCGACACGCGCATGCAGGTGCGCCTGCCCGAACCCGTCGCGGCGCGCGGCGGCAAGGTCTCGTTGACGATCGAATATTCTTACGACCTGCCCGGCGACTTCGGCGGACGTACCGGCTTCGCGCCCTCGAAGAACGGCAACATCTACGAGATGGCGCAGTGGTATCCGCGCATGTGCGTCTATGACGACCTGCGTGGATGGGATACCGCGCCCTTCCTCAACAGCGAGTTCTATCTCGAATACGGCGATTTCGATTACGCGATCACCGTACCGGCGAACATGATCGTCGCCGGCTCGGGTGAACTGGTGAACCCGGACGACGTGCTCACCGCGACGCAGCGTGAGCGCCTGGCCAAGGCCCGCGAGAGCGATGCTACGGTGATGATCCGCACGCCCGCCGAGGTGACCGATCCCGCCAGTCGGCCCAGCAAGACGGGTACGCTGACCTGGAAGTTCCGCATGAAGAACAGCCGCGACGTCGCCTTCGGTGCGTCCACGGCCTATGTCTGGGATGCCGCGCGGATCAACCTGCCCGAGGGTAAGAAGGCACTGGCGATGTCCGTCTACCCGGTGGAGAGCGTGGGCAACGACTCCTGGGGCCGTTCGACGGAATACCTGAAGGCGTCGGTCGAGCATTTCTCGACCAAGTGGTACCCGTATCCCTATCCGGTCGCGGTCAACGAGGCTGGCTCCGCCGCCAGTGGCATGGAGTACCCCGGTATCGTCTTCGATCCGATGAAGGCGCCGGCGAAGCCCCTGCACATGGTCACCGCGCACGAGATCGGCCACACCTGGTTCCCGATGATCGTCGGCACCGACGAGCGCCGCAACGCGTGGATGGATGAGGGCTTCAACACCTTCATCGACGTCTATGAGGCGGATGCCTTCCATCATGGCGAGTTCGCGCCCAAGCGCGACAGCGAGTACTCGCCCAAGGGCGGTAATCCGGTCGACGAGATCCTTCCGTTGCTCGCCGACCCCGATGCGCCGAACCTGCTGATCGGCGCGGACATGGTCAAGGAGAAGTACCGTCATCCCGCGACGTACTTCAAGGCGGCGCTCGGCCTGGTGTTGTTGCGTGAGCAGATCATTGGTCCCGAGCGCTTCGATCCCGCCTTCCGCAAGTACATCGCCACATGGGCGTACCGTCATCCCTCGCCATCCGACTTCTTCCGTCTGATGGAAAGCGAGGCGGGCGAGGATCTCTCGTGGTTCTGGCGGGGCTGGTACGCCAACAACTGGCAGCTGGACATGGCCATCACGAAGGTCGAGGGTGCTGTCGTGACCATCGAGAACCGTGACCAGCTGGTGATGCCGGCAACGCTGCGCGTGACCTTCGATGACAAGAGCACGCTCGATATCCGCGTGCCGGTGGAAACCTGGCAGCAGCACAAGAGCTTCGATCTGACCGTGCCCGGTGCGCGCAAGATCGTCGCGGCCACCATCGACCCGGACCACGTCATTCCCGATCGCGATCGTTCGAACAACAGCTGGCCTGCAGCGGCTGCACCGGCTGCCGGTAAGGCCCACTGA
- a CDS encoding Pr6Pr family membrane protein, translating to MPVSPRTAAISNVYAIVVAAVAWSGLMLQYWLILWSGPIGYATVRYFSFFTILSNLLVAVVATSVVTGGDWAPLRFWRQPRVRGLAALCIAVTCLIYTTILAGHWHPQGPQLIADRVVHYLVPFLYLFWWVALLPHGTLVWRDALRWLSFPLVFLLWTLLRGAVVHEYPYPFVDAGQLGYAVVALNALMVGAVFIVLGLGLVAIDRAMGRYGRT from the coding sequence ATGCCTGTCTCGCCACGCACCGCCGCGATTTCGAATGTTTACGCGATCGTCGTCGCGGCGGTCGCGTGGTCGGGCCTGATGTTGCAGTACTGGTTGATCCTGTGGTCCGGGCCGATCGGTTACGCCACGGTCCGGTATTTCAGTTTCTTCACTATCTTGTCCAATCTGCTCGTCGCGGTGGTGGCGACGTCGGTGGTGACAGGGGGCGACTGGGCGCCGCTGCGCTTCTGGCGACAGCCCCGTGTCCGCGGCCTCGCGGCGCTGTGCATCGCGGTGACCTGCCTGATCTACACGACGATCCTCGCCGGTCATTGGCATCCGCAAGGCCCGCAGCTGATCGCCGATCGCGTCGTTCATTACCTCGTGCCGTTCCTGTACCTGTTCTGGTGGGTGGCGCTTCTGCCGCACGGCACGCTGGTCTGGCGTGACGCGCTACGCTGGTTGTCTTTTCCGCTGGTGTTTCTGCTCTGGACGCTGTTGCGCGGCGCTGTCGTGCATGAGTACCCGTATCCGTTCGTGGATGCGGGGCAGCTGGGCTATGCCGTCGTCGCGCTCAATGCGTTGATGGTTGGCGCGGTGTTCATCGTGCTCGGCCTGGGGCTGGTTGCCATCGATCGCGCGATGGGCCGTTACGGCCGCACCTAG
- a CDS encoding catalase yields the protein MSKAPFDASALHDKFDRFDHARLPERVVNARGAGAHGYFQAYESMASLTRADFLREQGRRTPVFVRFSTVSGFRGSSDLARDVRGFAVRFYTEEGNYDLVGNNMPVFFIQDAMTFPDLIQAAKPDVNNEMPQAATARDAYWEFISRMPESMHMIMWAMSDRAIPRSYRMMEGFGVHTFHLVNAAGERRFVKFHWKPVLGLHAVTWDEAIKISGNDPDFHRRDLFDAIEAGDFPEWEFGVQVVDEKDRHAFDFDLLDPTKLIPEEVVPVRRIGKLVLDRNPQNYFAETEQVAFHPGRVVPGIDLSDDPLLQGRVEAYARAQTLRLGRDDGHRLPINRDRNPPSEHRRPRSDGHGAYSETFLDHFTQARMFLHSQSEAEYNHICHALEFELGKVAAPAVRERMLFMLAQVDEDMAASVGRGLGMPVPRKGTAPPHRRIPARDVPVSPALSMVSDRKHGIATRKVAVLLADGYDRTDLALLREALVAGGAWVKIVAPQLGAILSHHDTVEADFSFRTGDSVLFDAIYIPGGRKSVDALKRHVEVDDFIRDSWRHCKAIAASGAGVELLAALPGGMSVAAKWRTVHGVVATTGKASEAMAAGFVQAIASGRHWIRETLA from the coding sequence ATGAGCAAAGCGCCGTTCGACGCATCTGCGTTGCACGATAAGTTCGACCGGTTCGACCACGCCCGTCTTCCCGAGCGTGTCGTCAATGCACGTGGTGCCGGCGCCCACGGCTATTTCCAAGCGTATGAATCGATGGCATCGCTGACGCGGGCCGACTTTCTTCGCGAACAGGGTCGGCGTACGCCTGTCTTCGTCCGTTTCTCCACCGTGTCCGGCTTTCGTGGATCGAGTGACCTCGCGCGCGACGTGCGCGGCTTCGCCGTGAGGTTCTATACGGAGGAGGGGAACTACGATCTCGTCGGCAACAACATGCCTGTCTTCTTCATCCAGGACGCGATGACGTTTCCCGACCTGATCCAGGCCGCGAAGCCCGACGTGAACAACGAGATGCCCCAGGCCGCTACCGCCCGGGACGCGTACTGGGAATTCATTTCGCGCATGCCCGAGTCGATGCACATGATCATGTGGGCGATGTCGGATCGCGCGATTCCCCGAAGCTACCGCATGATGGAAGGCTTTGGCGTTCATACGTTCCACCTGGTCAACGCCGCGGGCGAACGTCGTTTCGTCAAGTTTCACTGGAAGCCCGTGCTCGGTCTGCACGCCGTGACCTGGGATGAGGCGATAAAGATCTCGGGCAATGACCCGGATTTTCATCGGCGTGATCTTTTCGATGCGATCGAAGCGGGGGACTTTCCCGAGTGGGAGTTCGGCGTGCAGGTGGTGGACGAGAAGGACCGGCATGCCTTCGACTTCGATCTGCTCGATCCCACCAAGCTGATTCCCGAGGAAGTGGTGCCCGTTCGGCGCATCGGCAAGCTGGTGCTGGACAGGAACCCGCAGAATTATTTCGCCGAGACCGAACAGGTGGCCTTCCACCCGGGTCGCGTCGTGCCGGGTATCGACCTGTCCGATGATCCCCTCCTGCAAGGCCGTGTCGAGGCGTATGCTCGGGCCCAGACGTTGCGCCTGGGCAGGGACGATGGACATCGCCTGCCGATAAATCGCGACAGGAACCCGCCATCCGAGCATCGACGTCCTCGCAGCGACGGCCACGGTGCGTACAGCGAAACGTTTCTCGACCACTTCACCCAGGCGCGCATGTTCCTGCATAGCCAGTCCGAGGCCGAGTACAACCATATCTGTCATGCGCTCGAGTTCGAACTGGGGAAGGTGGCTGCGCCCGCGGTGCGGGAGCGCATGTTGTTCATGCTCGCCCAGGTGGACGAGGACATGGCGGCCAGCGTCGGCAGGGGGCTTGGCATGCCGGTGCCGCGTAAGGGCACCGCGCCGCCCCATCGGCGCATCCCCGCTCGCGATGTACCTGTCTCGCCGGCACTCAGCATGGTCAGCGACCGCAAGCACGGCATCGCGACGCGCAAGGTCGCGGTGCTTCTCGCGGACGGGTATGACCGTACGGACCTGGCCTTGTTGCGTGAGGCTCTCGTCGCCGGGGGCGCGTGGGTGAAAATCGTCGCGCCGCAACTGGGCGCGATCCTCTCGCATCACGATACCGTGGAAGCCGATTTCAGCTTCCGGACAGGCGATTCCGTGCTGTTCGACGCCATCTACATACCGGGTGGCCGAAAAAGCGTGGATGCCCTCAAGCGCCATGTGGAAGTCGACGACTTCATTCGGGACAGCTGGCGCCATTGCAAGGCCATCGCGGCCAGTGGTGCCGGCGTGGAACTGCTCGCGGCCTTGCCGGGCGGGATGTCCGTCGCGGCCAAATGGCGGACCGTGCATGGCGTGGTGGCCACGACCGGCAAGGCCAGCGAGGCCATGGCTGCCGGCTTTGTGCAGGCGATCGCCAGCGGTCGCCACTGGATCCGCGAAACCCTGGCTTGA
- a CDS encoding ABC transporter ATP-binding protein — MIFRWFESLIDIFREAPDKAPPKSVVRFYIYYLRQVWKVFVAALVVGLAVALIEVALFDFLGRAVDMAQKTPAAVFFQTHGTTLLWMAFVIVVLRPLSIGLHDLLVNQTLNPGMTNMVRWQHHRYVLKQSLAFFQNDFAGRIANRIMQTAPSLRESAVQVVDALWYVSVYAGTSIYLFAKADLLLALPLVLWIAGYIGMLFFFVPRVKERSWKASEARSKLMGRIVDGYSNVMTLKLFAHTNREEAYAREAMLEQTDKVRSSNRMITSMDVSITSLNGLLIAGTSGLALWLWSRGTVSTGQVALAVGLVIRVSNMSGWIMWVVNGIFDNVGTVQDGITTLAQERTVVDRDDAKPLVVTRGEVRFDDIHFHYGKAGGVIGGLDLIVRAGEKIGLVGPSGAGKSTLMNVMLRLYDLEEGHILIDGQDIAKVTQESLRSNIGVVTQDTSLLHRSIRDNLLYGRPDATDAEMFEAVRKARAEEFVPLLSDGEGRTGYDAHAGERGVKLSGGQRQRIAIARVLLKDAPILVLDEATSALDSEAEAAIQESLETLMQGKTVIAIAHRLSTIARMDRLVVMEHGAIVETGTHAELIARGGLYARLWAHQTGGFVGVA; from the coding sequence ATGATATTTCGCTGGTTCGAATCCCTTATCGACATCTTCCGCGAAGCGCCGGACAAGGCGCCGCCGAAGAGTGTCGTTCGCTTCTACATCTACTACCTGCGTCAGGTATGGAAGGTGTTTGTCGCTGCGCTGGTCGTCGGCCTGGCGGTGGCCCTGATCGAAGTCGCCCTGTTCGACTTCCTGGGTCGCGCGGTCGACATGGCGCAGAAGACCCCGGCGGCCGTGTTCTTCCAGACCCACGGCACGACGCTGCTCTGGATGGCTTTCGTCATCGTGGTGCTACGGCCCCTGTCCATCGGCCTGCACGACCTGCTGGTGAACCAGACGCTCAACCCCGGCATGACCAACATGGTGCGCTGGCAGCACCATCGTTACGTACTGAAGCAGAGCCTGGCGTTCTTCCAGAACGACTTTGCCGGCCGCATCGCCAATCGCATCATGCAGACGGCGCCGTCCCTGCGCGAGTCCGCCGTGCAAGTGGTCGATGCGCTCTGGTACGTCTCCGTCTACGCCGGTACCTCGATCTACCTGTTCGCCAAGGCGGACCTGCTGCTGGCCCTGCCGCTGGTGCTGTGGATCGCGGGCTATATCGGCATGCTGTTTTTCTTCGTGCCACGGGTGAAGGAACGTTCCTGGAAGGCTTCGGAAGCGCGGTCCAAGCTGATGGGACGCATCGTCGACGGCTACAGCAATGTCATGACCCTGAAGCTGTTCGCGCATACCAACCGCGAGGAAGCCTATGCGCGCGAGGCCATGCTCGAGCAGACCGACAAGGTGCGCTCGTCCAATCGCATGATCACCTCGATGGACGTCTCGATCACCTCGCTCAACGGCCTGCTGATCGCGGGTACGAGCGGGTTGGCCCTGTGGCTGTGGTCGCGAGGCACGGTCTCGACCGGGCAGGTCGCGCTCGCCGTCGGACTGGTCATCCGTGTCAGCAACATGTCCGGCTGGATCATGTGGGTCGTGAACGGCATCTTCGATAACGTCGGCACCGTGCAGGACGGCATCACCACGCTGGCGCAGGAGCGTACCGTGGTCGATCGCGACGACGCCAAGCCGCTCGTGGTGACCCGGGGTGAAGTGCGTTTCGACGATATCCACTTCCATTACGGGAAGGCGGGTGGCGTCATCGGCGGGCTCGACCTCATCGTCCGGGCCGGCGAAAAGATCGGGCTGGTCGGCCCTTCGGGTGCCGGCAAGTCCACACTGATGAACGTGATGCTGCGCCTGTACGACCTGGAAGAGGGACATATCCTCATCGACGGTCAGGACATCGCGAAGGTGACCCAGGAATCGCTGCGCTCGAACATCGGCGTGGTCACCCAGGACACCTCGCTGCTGCATCGTTCGATTCGCGACAACCTGCTGTACGGGCGTCCCGATGCGACCGATGCGGAGATGTTCGAAGCCGTGCGCAAGGCGCGCGCCGAAGAGTTCGTGCCCCTGCTCTCCGATGGCGAGGGCCGCACCGGTTACGACGCCCATGCCGGCGAGCGCGGCGTCAAGTTGTCCGGTGGCCAGCGCCAGCGCATCGCGATCGCGCGGGTGCTGCTGAAGGACGCACCGATCCTTGTCCTCGACGAGGCCACCTCGGCGCTGGATTCGGAAGCCGAAGCGGCCATCCAGGAAAGTCTCGAGACCCTCATGCAGGGCAAGACGGTGATCGCCATCGCCCACCGTCTTTCCACCATCGCGCGGATGGATCGTCTCGTGGTCATGGAGCACGGTGCCATTGTCGAGACCGGCACGCACGCGGAGCTGATCGCCCGCGGTGGTCTGTATGCGCGCCTGTGGGCCCACCAGACCGGCGGCTTCGTCGGCGTTGCCTGA
- a CDS encoding LysR substrate-binding domain-containing protein, producing the protein MRSALLPALAAFASAARHQNFAHAAEELHLTASAVSHHVRKLETALGVSLFQRHARGVALTPEGRLLADAAGSALAEVEAVLDSLRQHRRDNGLRLSVLPSLAANWLTPRLRRFVEAHPTVRLSIDTDRSLVRFDEGGPDLGIRYGLGQWPGLTARFLMDDSLQPLASPELAASIASPEDVATLPLLTDIAPEGWREWFKAAGVRYPRSGTMHTLSDSADGLNAAASGLGAVLARTRLASAHLADGRLVRLPGPELPTRYAYYLVHSAHRPPTAAALAFIAWAERETLEPRI; encoded by the coding sequence ATGCGATCTGCCCTCCTCCCTGCCCTCGCGGCCTTCGCCTCTGCCGCCCGACACCAGAATTTCGCTCATGCGGCCGAGGAGTTACACCTCACCGCCAGTGCGGTGAGCCATCACGTGCGCAAGCTGGAGACCGCCCTGGGCGTGAGCCTGTTCCAGCGGCATGCCCGTGGTGTGGCGCTGACCCCGGAAGGTCGCCTGCTCGCCGATGCGGCCGGTTCGGCGCTCGCCGAGGTCGAAGCCGTGCTCGACAGCCTGCGCCAACACCGACGGGATAACGGCCTGCGCCTGAGCGTCTTGCCCTCGTTGGCGGCGAACTGGCTGACTCCCCGGTTGCGGCGCTTCGTCGAGGCCCATCCCACCGTGCGCCTTTCCATCGACACCGATCGCTCCCTCGTCCGTTTCGACGAAGGCGGGCCCGACCTGGGCATCCGCTACGGCCTGGGCCAGTGGCCCGGCCTGACCGCGCGTTTCCTGATGGACGATTCGCTGCAACCGCTGGCCTCGCCGGAACTGGCGGCAAGCATTGCGTCACCCGAGGACGTCGCCACCCTGCCCTTGCTGACCGACATCGCACCGGAGGGCTGGCGCGAGTGGTTCAAGGCGGCCGGCGTGCGCTACCCGCGCAGCGGCACGATGCATACGCTCAGCGATTCGGCCGATGGCCTCAACGCCGCGGCGTCAGGCCTGGGTGCCGTGCTGGCGCGCACGCGACTGGCGTCGGCCCATCTCGCCGATGGGCGACTGGTGCGCTTGCCGGGGCCGGAGCTTCCGACGCGCTACGCCTATTACCTGGTGCATTCAGCCCATCGACCGCCGACCGCGGCAGCCCTGGCGTTTATCGCCTGGGCAGAGCGTGAGACGCTGGAGCCTCGCATTTAG
- a CDS encoding DMT family transporter, translating to MSTAINPPADSLGPVAERDWRTPVELVSLGAIWGGSFLFMRVAAKDFGPFPMVATRLLFGSVILLPLLWRARKAIRLSHLWKMLVLGALSAALPFTLFAWGAERAPAGIGAIANSMTVLFAALVAFIGFGEKIGTRKAIALVAGFVGVVILASGRTAGENVAPAALAGAAASFCYGLAANLIKRYLSDLPPTAVAAGCLLGATILMAPLAALTWPDAPIPTKSWIAVVALGVLSTGLAYAFYFRLIQRIGAPRAATSTYLVPLFGVAWAWMFLGEALTPTMALAGAIILGSVLFSQKSKA from the coding sequence ATGTCGACCGCCATCAACCCTCCCGCGGATTCCCTGGGCCCGGTCGCCGAACGCGATTGGCGCACGCCGGTCGAGCTGGTGTCCCTGGGTGCCATCTGGGGAGGCTCGTTCCTCTTCATGCGCGTCGCCGCGAAGGACTTCGGTCCGTTCCCCATGGTCGCCACGCGCCTGCTGTTCGGCTCGGTGATCCTGCTGCCCTTGCTGTGGCGGGCCCGCAAGGCGATCCGCCTCTCGCACCTGTGGAAGATGCTCGTCCTGGGTGCCCTGAGTGCGGCGCTGCCGTTCACCCTGTTCGCCTGGGGCGCCGAGCGCGCACCGGCCGGTATCGGTGCCATCGCCAACAGCATGACGGTGCTGTTCGCGGCACTCGTCGCCTTCATCGGCTTCGGTGAGAAGATCGGCACGCGCAAGGCTATCGCCCTCGTTGCCGGTTTCGTCGGTGTGGTGATTCTCGCCAGTGGGCGCACCGCCGGTGAAAACGTCGCCCCCGCCGCACTCGCCGGTGCCGCAGCGTCGTTCTGTTATGGCCTCGCCGCCAACCTGATCAAACGCTATCTCTCCGACCTGCCGCCTACCGCGGTGGCGGCTGGATGTCTGCTCGGTGCCACGATCCTCATGGCGCCGCTGGCCGCGCTGACCTGGCCGGATGCGCCGATTCCGACGAAATCGTGGATCGCCGTCGTCGCCCTCGGTGTGTTGTCGACGGGCCTGGCTTACGCCTTCTACTTCCGGCTGATCCAGCGCATCGGCGCGCCGCGTGCGGCGACGTCGACCTACCTGGTGCCGTTGTTCGGCGTGGCCTGGGCCTGGATGTTCCTCGGTGAAGCGCTCACCCCGACGATGGCGCTGGCCGGCGCGATCATCCTGGGCAGTGTGCTCTTCAGCCAGAAGAGCAAGGCCTGA
- a CDS encoding serine hydrolase, whose protein sequence is MPRLRYLLAFGVTSFAFALAAHAQDAAPVSVPAGTVARPMDLADFDAYVDATRKQFDVPGIAVAIVKDGKIVLEMGSGVRKLGDPAKVDAHTQFAIASNTKAFTAASLSILADEKKLDMNDRVIDRLPWFQMSDPYVTREMRVRDLLAHRSGLSLGAGDLLYWPATTYTTQEVVQRLRYVPLTNSFRAEYNYDNILFAVAGLVIEQVSGKPWADFITQRIFTPLGMTESQTHAPEHIGAGDDIAVGHAKFNFKELKPVEPMSWNNNQAAGGIYSSVHDLSKWMTMQLDGGVYKDSAGKEQRLFSEARQKEMWSLLTPIRIADPSVPELKAAKPNFSGYGEGWFVSDYRGHKLVWHTGGWPGMVSRVTLVPDLKLGIVVLTNQESGAAFQAVTMRALDAYTDAPKTDWIAAYAAGVRKSEGNADDSMKKHEAARAKGSKPSLPLDGYVGTYRDPWYGDVKVSKQGGKLVMSFTKTAQLTGTLEPWQHDTFIAHWTDRSLNGDAFVNFDLDPDGKVREVRMEPVSPLTDFSFDFQDLRLAPVEAGK, encoded by the coding sequence ATGCCGCGTCTTCGTTATCTCCTCGCCTTCGGCGTCACCAGCTTCGCCTTCGCACTCGCCGCGCATGCCCAGGACGCGGCGCCTGTGTCTGTTCCCGCCGGCACGGTGGCCCGACCGATGGACCTGGCCGACTTCGACGCGTATGTCGACGCCACGCGCAAGCAGTTCGACGTTCCCGGCATCGCCGTGGCCATCGTCAAAGACGGCAAGATCGTCCTCGAAATGGGTTCCGGCGTGCGCAAGCTCGGCGATCCGGCCAAGGTGGACGCGCACACGCAGTTCGCCATCGCATCGAACACCAAGGCGTTCACCGCCGCCTCGTTGTCGATCCTCGCCGACGAGAAGAAGCTCGACATGAACGATCGCGTGATCGATCGGCTGCCCTGGTTCCAGATGTCCGATCCCTATGTCACGCGCGAGATGCGCGTCCGCGATCTGCTCGCGCATCGCAGCGGTCTCAGCCTCGGTGCAGGCGACCTGCTGTACTGGCCTGCGACGACGTATACGACGCAGGAAGTGGTGCAGCGTCTTCGCTACGTACCGCTGACCAACAGCTTCCGCGCCGAGTACAACTACGACAACATCCTGTTCGCCGTGGCGGGCCTGGTGATCGAGCAGGTCTCGGGCAAGCCCTGGGCCGACTTCATCACCCAGCGCATCTTCACCCCGCTGGGCATGACCGAATCGCAGACGCACGCACCCGAGCACATCGGTGCGGGCGACGATATCGCCGTGGGCCACGCCAAGTTCAACTTCAAAGAGCTCAAGCCGGTCGAGCCGATGTCGTGGAACAACAACCAGGCCGCTGGCGGGATCTACTCGAGCGTGCATGACCTCTCCAAGTGGATGACGATGCAGCTCGACGGTGGCGTCTACAAGGACAGCGCCGGCAAGGAGCAACGTCTCTTCAGCGAGGCTCGCCAGAAGGAGATGTGGTCCTTGCTGACGCCGATCCGCATCGCCGATCCCAGCGTGCCCGAGCTCAAGGCGGCCAAGCCGAATTTCTCCGGCTACGGCGAAGGCTGGTTCGTCTCCGACTATCGCGGCCACAAGCTCGTGTGGCACACCGGTGGCTGGCCGGGCATGGTCTCGCGCGTCACCCTCGTGCCCGACCTGAAGCTCGGCATCGTGGTGCTGACCAACCAGGAGTCCGGTGCCGCCTTCCAGGCCGTGACGATGCGCGCCCTCGATGCGTACACGGATGCGCCGAAGACGGACTGGATCGCCGCGTACGCGGCGGGCGTGCGTAAGTCGGAAGGCAATGCCGACGACAGCATGAAGAAGCACGAGGCAGCGCGTGCAAAGGGTTCAAAGCCGTCGTTGCCGTTGGATGGCTACGTGGGTACGTATCGCGATCCCTGGTACGGCGATGTCAAGGTGAGCAAGCAGGGTGGCAAGCTGGTGATGAGCTTCACCAAGACGGCCCAGCTCACCGGCACCCTGGAGCCCTGGCAGCACGACACCTTCATCGCCCACTGGACCGATCGCTCGCTCAACGGCGATGCCTTCGTGAACTTCGATCTCGATCCGGATGGCAAGGTGCGCGAAGTGCGCATGGAGCCGGTGTCGCCGCTGACCGACTTCAGCTTTGATTTTCAGGATCTGCGGTTGGCGCCTGTTGAGGCTGGCAAGTAA